One Deinococcus sp. Leaf326 DNA segment encodes these proteins:
- a CDS encoding helix-turn-helix domain-containing protein, which yields MLTEERQKFHQKNIEYALASGDESDWHDFKIGLFKNKPNQSSSLENLRKDIVALANTIDGPYQGFGYIIIGVKDKTWQPIGIQENDQYSDLDKLRGAVAEDAQKYISPPVAVEVTYATIKNSAGEDIKLHIIAVPQSYLQWHVSTLDESSGAWVRDHHASIRPLSLQYDRYLKRIISNTTQTLQQAQQESQQEIIRLKDDIARLAAIQSPAALTANQLVKAHFHGQEQQLQRLTRDEIQIFLEKVRVLNDKIDKIGLGNDISDVQFDSIKRTEIKNCLEKCDQIIRPIIELISSIIYTVPATPITLSIMKEIYDVIIFTGNSAITLPVYTFALRNYIAQIFMQAHALATVSSESKDSWVYFKNLLTSSSKLPSVNSQRRGYLPSLLSSRQQLNQIIAVANYSHSSAYPFNQRSGKLMSAGWVGDILPVMGLEKLYSESEALITFGYYLSASYQNSGAPDINMQWWIFLEANRIMSRILNKLFDYRDLFPRESLIRAARIFDDSNKEGSLLSNTAVDILHEIDEERYALEMLERES from the coding sequence GCTCTAGCGTCTGGTGATGAGTCTGATTGGCATGATTTTAAGATAGGACTATTTAAAAATAAGCCCAATCAATCATCTAGCTTAGAAAATTTGAGAAAAGATATAGTAGCCTTAGCTAATACAATTGATGGGCCATATCAAGGATTTGGTTACATTATTATTGGAGTGAAGGATAAAACTTGGCAGCCTATAGGAATACAAGAAAACGATCAATATTCTGATCTCGATAAACTAAGAGGCGCAGTAGCCGAGGATGCACAAAAGTACATCAGCCCTCCTGTGGCGGTAGAAGTGACGTACGCTACAATAAAAAATTCAGCAGGCGAAGATATTAAGCTACATATTATTGCCGTTCCCCAATCTTACTTGCAATGGCATGTCTCCACTTTGGATGAAAGCTCAGGAGCATGGGTACGTGACCATCACGCTTCTATCCGTCCATTAAGTCTACAGTATGATCGATACTTAAAGAGGATCATCAGCAATACCACCCAAACACTTCAGCAGGCACAGCAGGAATCACAGCAAGAAATCATTCGTCTTAAAGATGACATTGCTCGATTAGCTGCTATTCAATCCCCAGCTGCATTAACCGCAAACCAACTTGTTAAAGCACACTTTCATGGTCAAGAACAGCAATTGCAGCGATTAACACGTGATGAAATACAGATTTTTCTAGAAAAAGTGCGCGTGCTCAATGATAAAATCGATAAAATTGGTCTAGGAAATGATATATCAGATGTGCAGTTTGACAGCATTAAACGCACTGAGATAAAAAATTGTCTCGAGAAATGCGATCAGATTATTAGGCCTATCATTGAATTAATATCTAGCATTATATATACTGTCCCAGCAACCCCCATAACACTTTCCATCATGAAGGAAATTTATGATGTAATAATTTTTACTGGCAATAGTGCAATAACTCTTCCAGTTTACACCTTTGCTCTACGTAACTATATAGCTCAAATTTTTATGCAAGCCCACGCTCTTGCGACTGTGTCATCTGAATCGAAGGATTCTTGGGTTTATTTTAAAAACCTTCTGACTAGTTCATCAAAATTACCCAGTGTAAATTCTCAGAGACGAGGCTATTTACCAAGTCTTTTATCATCTAGACAGCAGTTAAACCAAATCATAGCAGTAGCCAACTATAGTCACTCTTCAGCTTACCCTTTTAACCAACGATCAGGAAAATTGATGTCTGCTGGATGGGTTGGCGATATATTACCAGTAATGGGCTTGGAGAAGCTTTACTCTGAATCAGAAGCCCTTATAACCTTTGGTTACTATTTATCGGCATCTTACCAGAATTCAGGTGCACCTGATATAAACATGCAATGGTGGATATTTTTAGAAGCAAATAGAATAATGTCTAGAATCCTAAATAAACTATTTGATTACAGAGATTTGTTTCCTAGAGAATCCCTAATTCGTGCGGCGAGAATTTTTGATGATAGCAATAAAGAAGGAAGTCTGCTTTCAAATACAGCAGTAGATATTTTACATGAAATAGATGAGGAAAGATACGCCCTAGAAATGCTTGAAAGAGAATCTTGA